In Stenotrophomonas sp. 610A2, one DNA window encodes the following:
- the clpS gene encoding ATP-dependent Clp protease adapter ClpS, which yields MSQKTQHDSEHGLLVAPGKPEVAPPPQYQVMLLNDDYTPMDFVVTVLQSFFSMDMDKATQVMLHVHTRGRGICGVYTREVAETKVAQVNEFSRMNQHPLMCTMERA from the coding sequence ATGTCCCAGAAGACCCAACACGATAGCGAGCATGGCCTGCTGGTTGCCCCTGGCAAGCCGGAGGTGGCGCCGCCGCCCCAGTACCAGGTGATGCTGCTCAACGACGACTACACCCCGATGGACTTCGTGGTGACGGTCCTGCAGAGCTTTTTCTCCATGGACATGGACAAGGCCACCCAGGTGATGCTTCACGTCCACACCCGCGGCCGTGGTATCTGCGGTGTCTATACCCGCGAGGTTGCCGAGACCAAGGTGGCGCAGGTCAATGAGTTCTCGCGCATGAACCAGCATCCCTTGATGTGCACGATGGAGCGGGCCTGA
- a CDS encoding methyl-accepting chemotaxis protein: MYSRIAIRLAAPLVLTLLVVVAAALSWPSAALWAILTTMVLSWLVFAWWSVHTQAQRSPEHTKVLKEQDQLLNELRSFVSNEIDGSRSEIERARELIRQAVGGLGGSFDAMSRKSRQQSQALARIVDRAGDEGGGGVDVARFAQNASHQMEQLVEALEQVSGQSSNTVQHIDQMAQHLDGIFALLEDVKSIADQTNLLALNAAIEAARAGEAGRGFAVVADEVRNLSERSTTFNEQIRKLAHSSKDAIAKVRETVTHMASRDMDRSREARHEAASMLDSVAAINASLGDGMREISECGRAIDGSVAEAVRALQFEDIATQALGGVHTHLDRLGAINREAVALQELLHRNGGVFDGEMVSALQRTGSRLRELRVEWERPPHKPVSQQSMGAGTVELF, translated from the coding sequence ATGTATTCACGTATTGCAATCCGTTTGGCAGCCCCGTTGGTCCTCACCCTTCTGGTCGTGGTCGCTGCTGCCCTGTCCTGGCCTTCGGCAGCGCTGTGGGCAATCCTGACCACCATGGTGCTGAGCTGGCTGGTATTTGCCTGGTGGAGCGTGCATACGCAAGCCCAGCGCTCGCCCGAACACACCAAGGTGCTGAAGGAACAGGACCAACTGCTGAATGAGCTGCGCAGCTTTGTCAGCAACGAAATCGATGGCTCGCGCAGCGAGATCGAACGCGCCCGTGAGCTGATCCGGCAGGCCGTCGGTGGCCTGGGTGGCAGCTTCGACGCGATGAGCCGCAAGTCGCGCCAGCAGAGCCAGGCACTGGCCCGCATCGTCGACCGCGCCGGTGACGAAGGCGGCGGCGGTGTCGATGTCGCCCGCTTCGCCCAGAACGCCAGCCACCAGATGGAACAGCTGGTGGAAGCACTGGAGCAGGTCAGCGGCCAGAGCAGCAACACCGTGCAGCACATCGACCAGATGGCACAGCACCTGGATGGCATCTTTGCCCTGCTTGAAGACGTCAAGTCGATTGCCGACCAGACCAATCTGCTGGCCCTGAATGCAGCCATCGAAGCAGCCCGTGCTGGCGAAGCTGGTCGCGGTTTTGCTGTGGTCGCCGACGAGGTGCGCAACCTCTCCGAGCGCTCCACCACCTTCAACGAGCAGATCCGCAAGCTGGCGCACAGCTCCAAGGACGCCATTGCCAAGGTGCGTGAAACCGTCACCCACATGGCATCGCGCGACATGGACCGCTCGCGTGAAGCGCGCCACGAAGCCGCCTCGATGCTGGACAGCGTGGCTGCCATCAATGCCTCGCTCGGCGACGGCATGCGCGAGATCTCCGAATGCGGCCGCGCCATTGACGGCAGTGTTGCCGAAGCCGTGCGTGCCCTGCAGTTCGAGGACATCGCTACCCAGGCGCTGGGTGGCGTGCACACCCACCTCGACCGCCTTGGCGCGATCAACCGGGAGGCCGTTGCCCTGCAGGAACTGCTGCACCGCAATGGTGGCGTGTTCGATGGCGAGATGGTCAGCGCACTGCAGCGCACCGGCAGCCGCCTGCGTGAACTGCGTGTCGAGTGGGAGCGCCCGCCGCACAAGCCTGTATCGCAGCAGAGCATGGGCGCCGGCACGGTGGAGTTGTTCTGA
- a CDS encoding NUDIX hydrolase encodes MNALQSQRWAPHVTVATVVSRAGQLLLVEEEKAGRRVLNQPAGHLEPGESLLEAAVRETREETGWDVRLTGFIGSYQWTAGDGTPFLRFAFAAEPVRHHPEQALDAGIVQALWLSPVALQADMARLRSPLVWHTVSDWLAGQRYPLSILRQVAP; translated from the coding sequence GTGAATGCTTTGCAGTCCCAGCGATGGGCGCCACATGTGACCGTGGCCACCGTGGTCTCCCGCGCAGGGCAGCTGCTGCTGGTGGAAGAAGAAAAGGCTGGCCGGCGGGTGTTGAACCAGCCGGCCGGGCACCTCGAGCCTGGCGAGAGCCTGCTCGAGGCGGCAGTGCGTGAAACCCGCGAGGAAACCGGCTGGGACGTGCGCCTGACCGGTTTCATCGGCAGCTACCAGTGGACGGCAGGCGATGGCACGCCGTTCCTGCGCTTCGCCTTCGCCGCCGAGCCCGTGCGCCACCATCCCGAGCAGGCGCTCGATGCTGGCATCGTGCAGGCCCTGTGGCTCAGCCCGGTGGCCTTGCAGGCCGACATGGCACGGCTGCGCAGCCCGCTGGTCTGGCATACGGTGTCCGACTGGCTGGCCGGGCAGCGCTATCCGCTGTCGATCCTGCGGCAGGTGGCACCATGA
- the hflD gene encoding high frequency lysogenization protein HflD — MTFSIDDRVLALAGIAQALQQVRRIAETGHSENAIVRTAMDSVLRIDATSPAAVYGSATQVEAGLRLLRDYFRNQGKDDLLPRLALSVMQLERRFVREGATIDKVEAGIQRAAGIAKERGDSSHPDVLSAMGALYADTISQLKPKIMVQGNPHYLGQAMVVSEIRALLLAAVRSAVLWRQLGGSYWDFLFSRKAMLEAIERRLR; from the coding sequence ATGACTTTTTCCATCGATGACCGCGTACTTGCCTTGGCCGGCATTGCCCAGGCCCTGCAGCAGGTTCGCCGCATCGCAGAAACCGGCCACTCGGAGAACGCCATCGTGCGTACCGCGATGGACAGCGTATTGCGGATTGACGCCACCTCGCCGGCTGCCGTCTATGGCAGCGCCACCCAGGTTGAAGCCGGCCTGCGCCTGCTGCGCGACTACTTCCGCAACCAGGGCAAGGACGACCTGCTGCCGCGGCTGGCGCTGTCGGTGATGCAGCTGGAGCGCCGTTTCGTGCGTGAAGGCGCCACGATCGACAAGGTGGAGGCTGGCATCCAGCGTGCCGCTGGTATCGCCAAGGAACGCGGCGACAGCTCCCACCCCGATGTGCTGAGTGCGATGGGTGCGCTGTACGCGGACACCATCAGCCAGCTCAAGCCCAAGATCATGGTGCAGGGCAACCCGCATTACCTGGGCCAGGCGATGGTGGTGTCCGAGATCCGGGCGCTGCTGCTGGCCGCCGTGCGCTCGGCGGTGCTGTGGCGCCAGCTGGGCGGCAGCTACTGGGATTTCCTGTTCTCGCGCAAGGCTATGCTCGAGGCCATCGAGCGCCGTCTGCGCTGA
- a CDS encoding bifunctional diguanylate cyclase/phosphodiesterase: protein MDRGVIASLLRHPLNAAVVLLDTDGQPLAANGMARELGLPERLSRYCQQLAGARQQLAQQGMVACPLPGDGQRLEGWLSAVQSPAAAPLGYLYSVANDTESRNARWVSAMESAGHSLWDWDIIADTITRTAQAHEASSIPSGTGLLDEVHPEDQLVLRQAIAAHLHDPQVPFACQFRLRQADGSWHWVLDRGQVITRAGDGQPLRMVGTYTDIQQQKSLEDELRSQQALLRRAQRVAGMGSWVWEPQRGRVQWSDEFSAAIGWGTAALPSGRQWLRNLSKDARRHLFASWRRLLDDAAGGSFDLTWGRDPVTQQQLRIWVELDYDGAGALHRVLGQVQNISNQRRTDALIRWRTELLNRVSALGRIGGCEIEVDTRAMQWTEECYRIHGLRKAPVTLDQALDLYTPDSRDGFEAALLRIAEGGLPEQLDLCFYRPSGQRVWVQVLIELDQREGLPERYVVLFRDITRERDADERLELLAHYDLLTGLPNRMLLREQGSEAIIEARERGAILAMLFIDLDGFKTINDTFGHATGDMLLKAAAARLHQNLRNADLFARFNGDEFIVILRNLVEAEDAGHVARKLIASLAEPLYREDATLKVGASVGIALLDDSRNDFDSLLRAADAAMHAAKEAGRNTYQYYSQDALARTQRRIEIEHALHGAVERDEFSLVYQPLVHANGDPTPSIEALLRWNSGRLGACNPAEFIPIAEKCGEIIHIGDWVLQEVCRQAVVWQQAGLQFDRVAVNVSALQLRDRGFAERVVAICQQSGWPAQRLELELTESALIRDTDALRQCFDVFEEHGIPLAVDDFGTGFSNLHYLNRFPVQRLKIDRSFVQGMLHDAGTAEVTQAIVHLGHALGMRVVAEGVETPAEAAMLKQQGCDELQGYLYSRPLRPREMVQWLRGAPAELLEPPQVASNNSISATH from the coding sequence GTGGATCGCGGCGTCATAGCTAGCCTGCTTCGTCACCCGTTGAATGCAGCCGTCGTGCTGCTGGATACGGATGGGCAGCCTTTGGCTGCCAATGGCATGGCCAGGGAGCTGGGCCTGCCCGAACGTCTGTCACGTTATTGCCAGCAACTGGCCGGTGCTCGCCAGCAACTCGCCCAGCAGGGCATGGTTGCCTGTCCCTTGCCTGGCGACGGGCAGCGGCTTGAGGGTTGGTTGAGTGCGGTGCAATCGCCTGCGGCAGCGCCACTGGGTTATCTCTATTCGGTGGCCAACGATACCGAGTCGCGCAATGCCCGCTGGGTGAGCGCGATGGAATCAGCCGGCCACAGTCTTTGGGACTGGGACATCATTGCCGACACGATCACCCGCACGGCACAGGCCCATGAGGCCTCTTCCATACCATCTGGTACGGGTTTGTTGGATGAAGTCCACCCCGAAGACCAACTGGTGCTGCGGCAGGCGATCGCCGCCCATCTGCACGATCCACAGGTGCCGTTCGCCTGCCAGTTTCGTCTGCGACAGGCCGACGGCAGCTGGCATTGGGTGCTGGATCGTGGCCAGGTGATCACCCGCGCGGGCGATGGTCAGCCGCTGCGGATGGTGGGTACCTATACCGACATCCAGCAACAGAAATCGCTGGAGGATGAGCTGCGCTCGCAGCAGGCGCTGTTGCGCCGCGCCCAGCGCGTGGCCGGCATGGGCAGCTGGGTGTGGGAGCCGCAGCGCGGCCGCGTGCAGTGGTCCGACGAATTTTCCGCGGCCATCGGCTGGGGCACTGCGGCATTGCCCAGCGGTCGGCAATGGCTACGCAACCTCAGCAAGGATGCGCGCAGGCATCTTTTCGCCAGCTGGCGACGTTTGCTGGACGATGCTGCCGGTGGCAGCTTCGACCTGACCTGGGGCCGCGACCCGGTTACCCAGCAGCAGCTGCGGATATGGGTGGAGCTTGATTACGACGGTGCTGGCGCTTTGCACCGGGTGCTGGGGCAGGTGCAGAACATCAGCAACCAACGCCGCACCGATGCGTTGATCCGATGGCGCACCGAGCTGCTGAACCGCGTGTCGGCGCTGGGCCGCATCGGTGGTTGCGAGATTGAAGTGGACACCCGCGCCATGCAGTGGACCGAGGAGTGCTACCGCATCCACGGCCTGCGCAAGGCGCCGGTCACGCTTGACCAGGCGCTGGACCTCTACACCCCTGATTCGCGTGACGGCTTCGAAGCCGCGCTACTGCGCATCGCCGAGGGCGGGCTGCCCGAGCAGCTCGACCTGTGTTTCTACCGCCCCTCGGGGCAGCGGGTATGGGTGCAGGTGCTGATCGAACTGGATCAGCGCGAAGGCCTGCCGGAACGCTACGTGGTGCTGTTCCGCGACATTACCCGCGAACGTGACGCCGACGAACGGCTTGAACTGCTGGCGCACTACGATTTGCTGACCGGTCTGCCCAATCGTATGTTGCTGCGCGAGCAGGGCTCGGAGGCAATCATCGAGGCCCGTGAACGCGGCGCCATCCTGGCGATGCTGTTCATCGACCTTGACGGGTTCAAGACCATCAATGACACCTTTGGCCATGCCACCGGTGACATGTTGTTGAAAGCCGCAGCCGCGCGCCTGCACCAGAACCTGCGCAATGCCGACCTGTTCGCTCGTTTCAACGGCGACGAATTCATCGTCATCCTGCGCAACCTGGTCGAGGCGGAGGATGCGGGGCATGTGGCACGCAAGCTGATTGCCTCGTTGGCTGAGCCTTTGTACCGCGAGGATGCAACCCTGAAGGTCGGTGCCAGCGTTGGCATCGCACTGCTGGACGACAGTCGCAACGACTTTGACAGTCTGCTGCGCGCCGCGGATGCGGCGATGCACGCGGCCAAGGAGGCCGGGCGCAACACCTATCAGTACTACAGCCAGGATGCGCTGGCGCGCACCCAGCGCCGGATCGAGATCGAACATGCCCTGCATGGTGCGGTCGAACGCGACGAATTCAGCCTGGTCTACCAGCCGCTGGTGCATGCCAACGGCGATCCAACTCCCTCGATCGAGGCCTTGCTGCGCTGGAACAGTGGTCGCCTGGGGGCCTGCAATCCGGCCGAGTTCATCCCTATTGCCGAGAAGTGCGGCGAGATCATCCACATCGGTGATTGGGTATTGCAGGAGGTTTGCCGCCAGGCGGTTGTCTGGCAACAGGCGGGCCTGCAGTTTGATCGGGTGGCAGTGAACGTGTCTGCGCTGCAGTTGCGCGACCGTGGCTTTGCCGAGCGGGTGGTTGCCATCTGCCAGCAGTCTGGCTGGCCAGCGCAACGGCTGGAGCTGGAGCTGACCGAGTCAGCCCTGATCCGTGATACCGACGCGTTGCGGCAGTGCTTCGATGTCTTCGAGGAGCACGGTATTCCGCTGGCAGTGGATGACTTCGGCACAGGCTTCTCCAACCTGCATTACCTCAACCGGTTCCCGGTGCAGCGACTGAAGATCGACCGCAGCTTCGTGCAGGGCATGCTGCACGATGCAGGTACCGCCGAAGTCACCCAGGCCATCGTGCACCTCGGCCACGCGTTGGGTATGCGGGTGGTGGCTGAAGGCGTCGAGACGCCGGCCGAAGCAGCGATGTTGAAACAGCAGGGCTGCGACGAGCTGCAGGGTTATCTGTACTCGCGTCCCTTGCGGCCACGCGAGATGGTGCAGTGGTTGCGCGGCGCCCCTGCTGAACTGCTGGAACCGCCGCAGGTTGCATCGAACAACAGCATCAGCGCGACGCACTGA
- the mnmA gene encoding tRNA 2-thiouridine(34) synthase MnmA, translated as MSTPKIVVGVSGGVDSSVAALALVQQGLDVAGLFMQNWADDGSGHCRAEDDRRDAVAVCGRLDIPFHFRDFSNEYWQGVFEHFLAEYAAGRTPNPDVLCNREVKFKHFLDAARELGAERIATGHYAQVEHSGGRWRLLRGADRGKDQSYFLHQLGQTQLAATLFPIGHMEKSELRRIAREAGLPTHAKKDSTGICFIGERDFREFLGQYLPAREGEIHDPDGQVIARHPGVFYFTLGQREGLNIGGVRGRPAAPWFVVGKDVARNILYVDQGHDSPWLQSNWLRSEAMHWIAGAPPAREFECTAQTRYRQPDEACTVKVRDDGTLDVHFARPQRAVTPGQSLVLYDGMECLGGAVIAATDAPLERRLAAPVSL; from the coding sequence ATGAGCACTCCCAAGATCGTGGTCGGCGTTTCCGGCGGCGTTGATTCGTCGGTGGCAGCGCTTGCCCTGGTCCAACAGGGGTTGGATGTCGCCGGCCTGTTCATGCAGAACTGGGCTGACGACGGCAGCGGCCATTGCCGCGCCGAAGATGACCGCCGCGACGCGGTGGCAGTCTGCGGCCGGCTGGACATCCCCTTCCATTTCCGCGACTTCTCCAACGAATACTGGCAGGGCGTGTTCGAGCACTTCCTGGCCGAGTACGCGGCTGGCCGCACCCCCAACCCGGACGTGCTGTGCAACCGCGAGGTCAAGTTCAAGCACTTCCTCGACGCTGCCCGCGAGCTGGGCGCCGAGCGCATCGCCACCGGCCACTACGCCCAAGTGGAGCACTCCGGCGGCCGTTGGCGCCTGCTGCGTGGCGCCGACCGCGGCAAGGACCAGAGCTACTTCCTGCATCAGCTGGGCCAGACCCAGCTGGCGGCAACCCTGTTCCCGATCGGCCACATGGAGAAGAGCGAGCTGCGCCGCATCGCCCGCGAGGCTGGCCTGCCTACCCATGCCAAGAAGGATTCCACCGGCATCTGCTTCATCGGCGAGCGCGATTTCCGTGAATTCCTTGGGCAGTACCTGCCCGCGCGCGAAGGCGAGATCCACGACCCCGACGGCCAGGTAATCGCCCGTCACCCCGGCGTGTTCTATTTCACCCTGGGCCAGCGCGAAGGCCTGAACATCGGCGGTGTCCGTGGCCGCCCGGCCGCGCCCTGGTTCGTGGTCGGCAAGGACGTGGCACGCAACATCCTCTACGTCGACCAGGGCCATGACAGCCCCTGGCTGCAGTCCAACTGGCTGCGCAGCGAGGCCATGCACTGGATTGCAGGTGCCCCGCCCGCACGCGAGTTCGAGTGCACCGCGCAGACCCGCTACCGCCAACCTGACGAAGCCTGCACCGTGAAGGTGCGTGATGACGGTACGCTGGACGTGCATTTCGCGCGCCCGCAACGCGCCGTCACCCCCGGCCAATCACTGGTGCTGTACGACGGCATGGAATGCTTGGGCGGCGCGGTGATCGCCGCCACCGATGCACCTTTGGAGCGCCGCCTGGCCGCCCCTGTTTCCCTTTGA